CTCTTCCCGGCTTCGGCGGAGCCCGCGCGTGAAACGCGGGCTCGCCGCCGCCCTCCTGCTCGCGGCGCCGCTCGGCGCGCGGACCTGGCGGGTGGCGCCGCGCGGCGCGGACTTCCCGATGATCGCGCCCGCCGTCGCGGCGGCCGCTCCCGGGGACACCATCCGCGTGTCCCCCGGGATCTACCGGGAGGACCTCTCGATCGCGAAGACCGTCGCGATCCGCGGAGAGGGGATGCCGGTGCTGATGGGCACCGGCGCCGGGACCGTGATCGACGTCGCCGCGCCGGGCTGCGAGATCCGGGGCCTGGCGATCGAGGAGAGCGGCACGGGGCTCGGCGGATCCATGGATGCCGGAATCCATCTCGGTTCCGACCGGAACGTCGTCGCGGGCAACCGCCTGAGGCGCGTCTTCTACGGCGTCGTGTCGGAAGGCGCGGACAACCGCATCGAAGGGAATTCGATCGAAGGGTTCTCGGCCGAGCCGTTCGGGCGCCGCGGCGACGGCGTGTATTTCTACCGGTCGCCGCGGGGACTCGTCGCCGACAACGCGATCCGCGGGATGCGCGACGCGATCTACCTCCAGTACGCGCCGGCGGCGCTCGTCTGCCGGAACACGGTGTCCGATTCCCGGTACGGCCTCCACGACATGTTCACCGACGGAGCGCAATTCGTCGACAACGTCTTCACGGGATGCTCCGTCGGCGCGAACGTCATGAACTGCCGGAAGGTCGAGATCCGGGGAAACCGTTTCCTTCGCAACCGGGGCGTCGCGTCGGCCGGCCTTTCCTTCAAGGAGTGCGACGACTCCCGGGTCGAGGAGAACGAGTTTTCCGACGATGCTCGCGCCGTGCAGATCGAGGGCTCGTCCCGGAACCGTTTCGCGGAAAACCGCTTCGCGTTCAACGACACGGCGGTGCAGCTGTTCGCTTCCGCGGAGGAGAACGTCTTCACCGGAAACGTCTTCGACGGTAACCTCACTCCCGTGGTCATCTCGGGCGGCTCCTCCTCGACGCGCTGGTCGGAGAAGGGGCGCGGCAACTGGTGGAGCGGCTATCGCGGGATCGATTTCGACGGCCGCGGCACGGGCCGCGAGCCGCAGCCGGTCGCCTCCGCCTTCTCCCGGATCGAGGGGAACAATCCGGCGGCGCGCCTCTTCCTCGCCTCGCCGGCGGCGGCGGCGCTCGATTTCGCGGCGTCCTCCGTCGATCCCGGCGAGGACGGATCGGTCGACCGCGCGCCTCTCGTGCGTCGGCCGAAGGAAGGCCGGGGCCGGCGGCGACTGGCGGGCTCGGGTGTCGTCGCCGTCGCGTTCGCGGGGGTCCTGGCCGCCCGCCGGCGGAGCGGGCGATGATCCTCTCGGTATCCGGCCTCGAGAAGTCGTTCGGGAAGCGCCGCGTGCTCGCGGGCGTAGACCTCGCCGTCGAGGCGGGCGAGTGCGTCGCGCTGGTCGGCGGAAACGGCTCGGGGAAGACGACGACCCTGCGGGCCATCGCCGGGCTCGCGCGGCCGGACGCCGGGCGGATCGAGATCTGCGGAATCGACGCGGTGAGCGACGGGCGCGCCGCGCGGCGGCACCTCTCGTATCTTCCCCAGCGGCCCGCCTTTCCGGGGACGCTCACCGTGCGCGAGACCGTCGAGCTCGTCGCCCGTCTTCGCGCGCTCTCGGCGTCCCGGGTCGACGAGGAGATCGAGCGCTGCGAGCTCTCTGAACTGGCCGGGGCGAACGTCGCGAACCTCTCCGGCGGAGAGCGGCAGCGCCTCGCGCTCGCCTGCGCGCTGCTCCCGGACGCGGAGCTCGCCCTGTTCGACGAGCCGTCGTCGAACCTCGACGCCCGGGCGACGGGAATCTTCCTGGCGCGCGCCCGGGAGATCACGGCGTCGGGCCGATCGCTCCTCTTCACGACGCACATTCCGGCGGACCTCGAGCACCTCGCCGGACGCGTCGTGTCGCTTTCCGACGGCCGGGTCCGGGAGAGCCGGCTGCGCGTGCTCGCCGGAGGCCAGGCGTGAGGCGGCTCGCCGCCGCGGCCGCCCTCTTCGTCGTCCTGGCCGGAGCCGCGGCGTGCGCCCGCCGAATCGCGCCCGAGCCCCTGCCGCTCGACCGTTACACCTGCGCCCGGTGCGGGATGATGATTTCGGAGATCGGCGATGCGGCCGAATACGTCTCCGAGCGGGAAGAGACCCGCTACTACGACGATCTCGGATGCGCGGCCGACGACGCCGGGCGCGTGCCGATCCGCGGAAGGTTCTTCGTTCGCGCGGACGGCGGATCGAAATGGATCGCCGCGGAGGACGCGTTCTTCGCGAAGACCGGGGAGCGGACGCCGATGGGACACGGGTTCTTCGCGTTCTCGACGGCGGCCCAGGCGAAGGCGAGAGACGCGCAGGGACGCGTGCGGCGGTGGGCCGATCTGGCCTCCGGCCCCGGGGAACGAAGGAACGGGAAGTGAGCTTCTCGACGGTTCGCGTCGTCGCCGCGGCGGAATTTTCCGCGGCCGTGCGGTTGAAGTGGATTCGCTGGTTCGCCGCCGCCTTCGCCCTTCTCGTCGTCGGGGCGGCGTGGGCGGCGGGCGCGATGTCGGAGATCTCCGGCGCCGAGAGCTTCGCGCGGACGACGGTCGCCCTCGTTCCCCTGACTCTCGTCCTCGTGCCGCTGACGGCCCTCCTGCTCGGCGTCACCGGCCAGTCGGGCGAGCCGGGCACCGAGGCGTTCTTCTTCGCCCAGCCGGTGACGCGCTTCGAGGTCGTCCTCGGAAAGTGGGCCGGCCAGACCGCGACGCTGGCGGCCGCGATCGGCCTCGGATTCGGCGCCGGAGCGCTCGTCGTCGCCGGAAGCGCCGGGGGAGAAGGGCTCCCGCGCTTCCTCTTCTTCGTCGGCGTCTCGGCGGTGCTCGGCGCGGTGTTCCTCGCGATCGCCGCGGCGATCGCGGCCGCGGTGTCGCGGCGGGCGACGGCCCTCGGGGTGGCCGCCTTCGCCTGGTTCTTCTTCGTGCTGCTCGAGGACTCGGCGGCGCTCGCGCTCGCCGGAATGCTGACGGGCCGCGTCGGCGCCCGGGCCCTCTTCCTCTCCGTTTTCGGGAATCCCGCGGCGGTCGCCCGGGTCCTCACCCTCTCGGTCGCCGGCACTCCCCACGTCCTCGGAGCGGCGGGGGACGCCTGGGCGTTCTTCCTCGGCGGGCCGGCCGCCGCCGGCGCGCTCGCCGGAGCGGCGCTCCTCGGCTGGGCGGCCGGATCGCTCGCCGGCGCCTCGGTGCTCATCGGAAGGCGGGACCTGTGATGCGGGTGCATCAGGGGATGGCGGACCCCCTGCCCTAGCATCAATGACAACAGCCGGCGGGTCCCCGGCCGGCCGCAGGAGGTCCTCGATGCGCGCTTTCGAGTCCCGGGAACCCTCGAGCTTCGGATTCCGCGAGATCCTGTACGCGAAGGCCGCCGGAGTCGCGCGAATCACGATCGACCGGCCGGCCCGATACAACGCGTACTCGACGGCGTGCCTGGAGGAGCTCGCGACGGCCCTCCGGGACGCGTCGTTCGACGACGCCGTCGGCGTGGTCGTGCTCACGGGCGCCGGAGACCGGGCGTTCTGCACCGGCGGCGACGTCAAGGAATACGCGGAGAAGTACATCGCCGCGCCGCGCGACTACTGGAAATACATGGCGCTCTTCCGCGCCTACATCGACGCGATCCTCTCGACCGGCAAGCCCGTGATCGCCCGCATCAACGGCGTGGCGGTCGGCGGCGGGAACGAGACCGTCCTCGCCTGCGATCTCGCGGTGATCGGCGAGCACGCGTCGGTCGGCCAGGTGGGGGTGCGCGTCGGATCGGTCGCGTGCGGGGGCGCGACCCAGTGGCTCTCCCTCGCGGCGGGAGACAAGCGCGCGCGGGAGATGCTCTTCACGAACCGCCAGATCGCCGCTCGCCAGGCGCTGGAGTGGGGGCTCGTCAACCGGGTCGCGCCGACGATCACCCGGGACGGGGCCTTCGTGGACGCTCCGTCGGGGGAGCAGATCGAGAAGGCGCGGAAAGGACAGGAGGGGTACGCGATCGACCTCTCCCGTCTCGACGAGGAGGTCGATGCGCTCGCGCGCGAGCTCCTGGCGACGTTCCCGGAATGCATGCGATACACGAAGCAGCAGGCGAACTTCTGGAAGGACCTCTCCTGGTCGCTGACCGTGCGCCACGCCCAGGACTGGCTGTCGCTGCATTACACGGACTACGAGCCGCTCGAGGGGATGACCGCCTTCGCGCAGAAGCGGCCCGTCGACTTCGCCGCGGTTCGCGCCCGCGCGACCCTGCCGGGAGGCTCTCCGGAAACGCCGTGGGGAGCGCACGTCGGCGCGTGTGCCTCCTGCGGAGCATCGGGTCTTCCCTCGGGCTTCCGCTTCTGCGGAGCGTGCGGCGCCGAAGTCGGGGCGCCGGCCGTGGTGCGGTGAGGAAGACGCCCGCGCGGTTTCGGGGCCGCGTCGCGCTCGTGACCGGGGGCGCCTCCGGAATCGGGCGCGCGTGCGCCGAGGCGCTCCGGAAGGCGGGGGCCGCGGTCGCGATCGTCGACCGCGATTCCCGCGCCCTCGCCCGGCTGCGCCGCCGCTTCGACGCCGAAGACCTCTACGACGGCGACGTCGCGGACCCGGCGCGCGTCCGCTCGATCGTCGCCGATCTGATCCGCCGCCGCGGGCGGCTCGACCATCTCGTTCTCGCCGCCGGGATCTGCCGGGATGCCGTCCTCTGGAAGATGACCGACGAGGAATGGAACGGCGTCATCGACGTCGACCTCGGCGGCGCGGCGCACTTCATCCGGGCGGCGGCGCCGGCGCTGCGGCGGCAGGGAAGCGGACGAATCGTGATCGTCTCGTCGATCAACGGCCGGCGCGGGAAATTCGGGCAGGCGAACTACGCGGCGGCGAAAGCGGGCCTCCTCGGACTGGCCCGGAGCGCCGCGCGGGAGCTCGCCGCTTCCGGGGTGACGGTCAACGTCGTCGAGCCCGGCTTCACGGAGACTCCGATGACCGCGCGCCTGCCCGAGGCGGTCCGGCAGCGCGCGCTGGCCGAGATTCCGCTCGGCCGCGCCGGAAGGGCGGAGGACGTGGCCGCCGCCGTCGGCTTCCTTCTCGGCGACTCGGCCTCCCACATCACGGGAGCCCGTCTGCCGGTCGACGGGGGACAGGGGATGGG
The nucleotide sequence above comes from Thermoanaerobaculia bacterium. Encoded proteins:
- the nosD gene encoding nitrous oxide reductase family maturation protein NosD — protein: MKRGLAAALLLAAPLGARTWRVAPRGADFPMIAPAVAAAAPGDTIRVSPGIYREDLSIAKTVAIRGEGMPVLMGTGAGTVIDVAAPGCEIRGLAIEESGTGLGGSMDAGIHLGSDRNVVAGNRLRRVFYGVVSEGADNRIEGNSIEGFSAEPFGRRGDGVYFYRSPRGLVADNAIRGMRDAIYLQYAPAALVCRNTVSDSRYGLHDMFTDGAQFVDNVFTGCSVGANVMNCRKVEIRGNRFLRNRGVASAGLSFKECDDSRVEENEFSDDARAVQIEGSSRNRFAENRFAFNDTAVQLFASAEENVFTGNVFDGNLTPVVISGGSSSTRWSEKGRGNWWSGYRGIDFDGRGTGREPQPVASAFSRIEGNNPAARLFLASPAAAALDFAASSVDPGEDGSVDRAPLVRRPKEGRGRRRLAGSGVVAVAFAGVLAARRRSGR
- a CDS encoding ABC transporter ATP-binding protein, coding for MILSVSGLEKSFGKRRVLAGVDLAVEAGECVALVGGNGSGKTTTLRAIAGLARPDAGRIEICGIDAVSDGRAARRHLSYLPQRPAFPGTLTVRETVELVARLRALSASRVDEEIERCELSELAGANVANLSGGERQRLALACALLPDAELALFDEPSSNLDARATGIFLARAREITASGRSLLFTTHIPADLEHLAGRVVSLSDGRVRESRLRVLAGGQA
- a CDS encoding ABC transporter permease, yielding MSFSTVRVVAAAEFSAAVRLKWIRWFAAAFALLVVGAAWAAGAMSEISGAESFARTTVALVPLTLVLVPLTALLLGVTGQSGEPGTEAFFFAQPVTRFEVVLGKWAGQTATLAAAIGLGFGAGALVVAGSAGGEGLPRFLFFVGVSAVLGAVFLAIAAAIAAAVSRRATALGVAAFAWFFFVLLEDSAALALAGMLTGRVGARALFLSVFGNPAAVARVLTLSVAGTPHVLGAAGDAWAFFLGGPAAAGALAGAALLGWAAGSLAGASVLIGRRDL
- a CDS encoding enoyl-CoA hydratase-related protein, which codes for MRAFESREPSSFGFREILYAKAAGVARITIDRPARYNAYSTACLEELATALRDASFDDAVGVVVLTGAGDRAFCTGGDVKEYAEKYIAAPRDYWKYMALFRAYIDAILSTGKPVIARINGVAVGGGNETVLACDLAVIGEHASVGQVGVRVGSVACGGATQWLSLAAGDKRAREMLFTNRQIAARQALEWGLVNRVAPTITRDGAFVDAPSGEQIEKARKGQEGYAIDLSRLDEEVDALARELLATFPECMRYTKQQANFWKDLSWSLTVRHAQDWLSLHYTDYEPLEGMTAFAQKRPVDFAAVRARATLPGGSPETPWGAHVGACASCGASGLPSGFRFCGACGAEVGAPAVVR
- the fabG gene encoding 3-oxoacyl-ACP reductase FabG, whose amino-acid sequence is MRKTPARFRGRVALVTGGASGIGRACAEALRKAGAAVAIVDRDSRALARLRRRFDAEDLYDGDVADPARVRSIVADLIRRRGRLDHLVLAAGICRDAVLWKMTDEEWNGVIDVDLGGAAHFIRAAAPALRRQGSGRIVIVSSINGRRGKFGQANYAAAKAGLLGLARSAARELAASGVTVNVVEPGFTETPMTARLPEAVRQRALAEIPLGRAGRAEDVAAAVGFLLGDSASHITGARLPVDGGQGMGA